One segment of Sandaracinaceae bacterium DNA contains the following:
- the grxC gene encoding glutaredoxin 3, whose translation MTAAPVKIYVTAYCPYCHAALRLLDDKGVTYERVDVDGDRAARAWLRDETGQSTVPQVFIAGRSVGGYSDIAALDRRGELDVLLHPPA comes from the coding sequence ATGACCGCCGCACCCGTGAAGATCTACGTGACCGCGTACTGCCCCTACTGCCACGCGGCCCTGCGCCTGCTGGACGACAAGGGCGTGACCTACGAGCGCGTGGACGTGGACGGTGACCGCGCGGCGCGTGCGTGGCTGCGCGACGAGACCGGCCAGAGCACGGTCCCGCAGGTCTTCATCGCTGGCCGCTCGGTGGGTGGCTACAGCGACATCGCTGCGCTGGACCGGCGCGGTGAGCTGGACGTCTTGCTGCACCCCCCCGCCTGA
- a CDS encoding response regulator, translating to MFEKDSAFAEQLSAGFGQVGATVTVVADGKAGIAHAEATPPTLILLAIELDGMNGFLVCKKIKKDPALAEIPMVILSSDANADEIFEQHKKLRTRADEYVKKPVSFDGLFDICARLVPLDADGGGAPAEEEVEAFTDDAFDSLLLEDDEPAMEAVAVEEVAAEVSEFEDMLGELQDDSPAMDTVAPPEPEPEPIRAVAAPAPVAAPAPAPAPIAAPAVDTGALRAAEERARDAEGRAQDADGKARDAESRAAEATQRVETLESRLAGLERELTAAKSQANEAAVLKTEVSALRDQATKSGGVSSREFLDLREALNRKDKELLELRDQITSKERQLLDLNDKNLAAERKAADYEDKLLVLEREKVRSEEEMSALRADKEAGAKRAEDLKHRIERAEAKATKAESERDEARAKGEEATAAAAAAGAAALAALREAKDGEFAGLRATQAAQMEEAAGNHAAALEALRAELSAEAAARAATHADELRARDEARANALAEAESNAASAQESALSALRAELEGLMAQNAAAAAAELEARVASERDTAASTLAAREAALAGEKQSAIATAEAEHSKQLALVGRKLAETESKLAEASAKGTDLTAKVAQLETELATKSAEATGLDESLGSARARIAALEESESSLNSRLAMTEEERDQLLTDLGTRTSERDELEAQTAAQAATIAALETGKADAESQVASLTAANAVLTERVERATAKIATDEQLLERARRAMAIGLGLLEDQKNNALAAE from the coding sequence GTGTTTGAGAAGGACAGCGCCTTTGCCGAGCAGCTCTCGGCGGGCTTTGGGCAGGTCGGGGCCACCGTCACCGTGGTGGCCGACGGCAAGGCGGGCATCGCGCACGCCGAGGCCACACCGCCCACGCTGATCCTGCTCGCCATCGAGCTCGACGGGATGAACGGGTTCTTGGTCTGCAAGAAGATCAAGAAGGACCCGGCCCTGGCCGAGATCCCGATGGTGATCCTGTCGAGCGACGCGAACGCCGACGAGATCTTCGAGCAGCACAAGAAGCTCCGCACCCGCGCCGACGAGTACGTGAAGAAGCCGGTCTCGTTCGACGGGCTCTTCGACATCTGCGCGCGCCTCGTGCCCCTCGACGCCGACGGCGGCGGGGCGCCTGCGGAAGAAGAGGTGGAGGCCTTCACGGACGACGCCTTCGACTCGCTCCTGCTCGAAGACGACGAGCCCGCCATGGAAGCGGTGGCCGTGGAAGAGGTGGCCGCCGAGGTCAGCGAGTTCGAGGACATGCTGGGCGAGTTGCAGGACGACTCACCCGCCATGGACACGGTGGCGCCCCCCGAGCCCGAGCCCGAGCCCATACGCGCGGTGGCGGCCCCTGCTCCCGTGGCGGCGCCTGCGCCCGCCCCTGCACCTATCGCGGCGCCTGCCGTGGACACGGGCGCCCTGCGCGCCGCCGAAGAGCGCGCTCGCGACGCCGAGGGGCGTGCCCAAGACGCCGACGGCAAGGCACGTGACGCCGAGAGCCGCGCGGCCGAGGCCACCCAGCGTGTGGAGACCCTGGAGTCGCGCTTGGCGGGCCTCGAGCGCGAGCTCACCGCCGCCAAGTCGCAGGCCAACGAAGCCGCCGTGCTCAAGACCGAGGTCTCTGCGCTGCGCGATCAGGCCACCAAGAGCGGCGGCGTGTCGAGCCGTGAGTTCTTGGACCTGCGCGAGGCCCTGAACCGCAAGGACAAGGAGCTGCTGGAGCTGCGCGACCAGATCACGTCGAAGGAGCGCCAGCTGCTCGACCTGAACGACAAGAACCTGGCGGCCGAGCGCAAGGCGGCCGACTACGAAGACAAGCTGCTGGTGCTGGAGCGCGAGAAGGTGCGCTCCGAAGAAGAGATGTCCGCCCTGCGCGCCGACAAGGAAGCCGGCGCGAAGCGGGCCGAGGACCTCAAGCACCGCATCGAGCGGGCCGAGGCCAAGGCCACCAAGGCCGAGTCCGAGCGCGATGAGGCTCGCGCCAAGGGCGAAGAGGCCACCGCGGCTGCCGCTGCCGCCGGGGCCGCTGCGCTCGCCGCGCTGCGCGAGGCCAAGGACGGCGAGTTCGCGGGGCTGCGCGCCACGCAGGCGGCACAGATGGAGGAGGCTGCGGGCAACCACGCCGCCGCCCTCGAGGCCCTGCGCGCCGAGCTGAGCGCCGAGGCCGCCGCGCGCGCCGCCACGCACGCCGACGAGCTGCGCGCCCGCGACGAAGCCCGCGCGAATGCGCTGGCCGAAGCCGAGAGCAACGCCGCGAGCGCACAGGAGTCGGCGCTCTCGGCCCTGCGTGCCGAGCTCGAGGGGCTCATGGCGCAGAACGCGGCTGCAGCAGCCGCCGAGCTCGAGGCCCGCGTGGCCAGCGAGCGCGACACCGCAGCCAGCACGCTCGCAGCACGCGAGGCGGCACTGGCCGGCGAGAAGCAGAGCGCCATCGCCACCGCCGAAGCCGAGCACAGCAAGCAGCTGGCGCTGGTGGGCCGCAAGCTGGCGGAGACCGAGAGCAAGCTGGCCGAGGCGTCTGCCAAGGGCACGGACCTCACCGCGAAGGTGGCGCAGCTCGAGACGGAGCTCGCCACGAAGAGCGCCGAGGCCACTGGCCTCGACGAATCACTCGGCAGCGCGCGGGCACGCATCGCCGCGCTGGAAGAGAGCGAGTCCAGCCTCAACTCGCGGCTGGCCATGACCGAGGAGGAGCGCGATCAGCTGCTCACGGACCTGGGCACGCGCACCAGCGAGCGCGACGAGCTGGAAGCCCAGACCGCCGCGCAGGCCGCCACCATCGCGGCGCTCGAGACGGGCAAGGCCGACGCCGAGAGCCAGGTGGCCAGCCTCACCGCTGCCAACGCCGTGCTCACGGAGCGCGTGGAGCGCGCCACCGCCAAGATCGCGACCGACGAGCAGCTGCTCGAGCGCGCCCGCCGCGCCATGGCCATTGGCCTCGGGCTGCTGGAAGACCAGAAGAACAACGCGCTCGCTGCGGAGTGA
- the cobA gene encoding uroporphyrinogen-III C-methyltransferase translates to MSETSQRGRVFLVGAGPGDPELITLRAVRHLQRADLVLYDALVHPELLQHVPASAERVFVGKRGGRVSERQTEINERLVRAALAGRTVVRLKGGDPYLFGRGSEEAEALAKAGIPFEVVPGVPSPLAATAYAGISLTHRDLASSVAFITATESPEKDGSSHDWAHLATATQTLVIFMGRRRLASMMRSLLEHGRSPETPVAVVQWASLPRQRTVVGTVADIHLRVAEAGIGTPALTIVGEVVRLRETLRWFDDKPLFGRRVLVTRAVDQAGALVTKLREAGADTLSVPTIRVQPPSDPEPLRRAVTDLTGYRVVVFTSANAVRSFFDALYASGKDARALGPAQVAAIGPKTADELRERGVFADIVPDDSTNEGIVAALLQVVRAGDRVLLPRARVAREVLPDTLRAAGVTVDVVTAYETLGPDDATRDVLRHALLGDPDDDTFAPVDTVAFTSSSTVRNLIDALTAAGEDARALLATRTLLSIGPITSDTLRAAGLEPTLEASPHTIAAMVDLLERDARTRTQPA, encoded by the coding sequence GTGTCGGAAACCTCACAGCGCGGTCGGGTCTTTCTGGTGGGCGCCGGTCCGGGCGACCCAGAGCTGATCACCCTGCGCGCCGTGCGCCACCTGCAGCGGGCCGACCTGGTGCTGTACGACGCGCTGGTGCACCCCGAGCTGCTTCAGCATGTGCCCGCCAGCGCCGAGCGCGTGTTCGTGGGCAAGCGCGGGGGGCGCGTGAGCGAGCGTCAGACCGAGATCAACGAGCGGCTGGTGCGGGCCGCGCTGGCAGGCCGTACCGTGGTGCGCCTGAAGGGTGGTGACCCCTACCTCTTCGGTCGCGGGTCCGAAGAGGCCGAGGCGCTGGCCAAGGCGGGCATCCCGTTCGAGGTGGTGCCCGGTGTGCCCTCGCCGCTCGCGGCCACGGCCTATGCGGGCATCTCGCTGACGCACCGCGACCTCGCGTCCAGCGTGGCGTTCATCACGGCCACCGAGTCGCCGGAGAAGGACGGATCCAGTCACGATTGGGCGCACCTGGCCACGGCCACGCAGACGCTGGTCATCTTCATGGGCCGGCGCCGCCTGGCCAGCATGATGCGCTCGCTGCTGGAGCACGGGCGCTCGCCCGAGACCCCGGTCGCCGTGGTGCAGTGGGCGTCGCTTCCGCGCCAGCGCACCGTGGTGGGCACGGTGGCGGACATCCACCTGCGCGTGGCCGAGGCGGGCATCGGCACGCCGGCGCTCACCATCGTGGGCGAGGTGGTGCGCCTGCGCGAGACGCTGCGCTGGTTCGACGACAAGCCGCTCTTCGGGCGGCGCGTGCTGGTGACGCGCGCGGTGGACCAAGCCGGCGCGCTGGTCACCAAGCTGCGTGAAGCCGGCGCCGACACGCTGAGCGTGCCCACCATCCGCGTGCAGCCCCCGAGCGACCCCGAGCCGCTGCGGCGCGCGGTGACGGACCTCACGGGCTACCGCGTGGTAGTGTTCACGTCGGCCAACGCGGTGCGCAGCTTCTTCGACGCGCTCTACGCCAGCGGCAAGGACGCCCGCGCGCTGGGCCCAGCGCAGGTGGCCGCCATTGGCCCGAAGACGGCCGACGAGCTGCGCGAGCGGGGTGTGTTCGCGGACATCGTGCCGGACGACAGCACCAACGAGGGCATCGTGGCCGCGCTGCTGCAGGTGGTGCGCGCCGGTGACCGCGTCCTCCTGCCGCGCGCTCGCGTGGCGCGCGAGGTGCTGCCGGACACGCTGCGCGCCGCCGGCGTGACGGTGGACGTGGTGACCGCCTACGAGACGCTGGGCCCGGACGACGCCACGCGCGACGTGCTGCGCCACGCGCTGCTGGGCGACCCGGACGACGATACGTTCGCGCCGGTGGACACGGTGGCGTTCACGTCGTCATCCACGGTGCGCAACCTGATCGACGCGCTGACCGCGGCCGGCGAAGATGCGCGCGCGCTACTGGCCACCCGCACGCTGCTGTCCATTGGCCCCATCACGTCGGACACGCTTCGCGCCGCTGGGCTCGAGCCCACGCTCGAGGCCTCCCCGCACACCATCGCCGCGATGGTGGACCTGCTGGAACGAGACGCCCGCACCAGGACCCAACCCGCATGA
- a CDS encoding YegS/Rv2252/BmrU family lipid kinase, with amino-acid sequence MQRLAIIHNPGAGSQANEELDAIVALFAPHFTVTTHEVSAERDPVSLAEAALASGVDVLVASGGDGTVSAAASVLVGRDEVTLGVIPRGTGNSIAKSLGIPVGRDQACAVIVAGHTRTIDTATAAGRTMVLMACVGLHANAITETSDEAKAIFGKLAYAFTGLTLGATSAPFEIFLGTDDAAIRCEASAVTVANLAPATTFLARGPGEPQADDGQLAVTLVAVAGLADTLLTGMHLVTRALAGLPADRDNVAHFRTSRVRVQTSEPMPVMVDGEQVGTTPFEVVCVPKSLRVLVPDVPDAGAAPIPQT; translated from the coding sequence ATGCAGCGACTCGCGATCATCCACAATCCCGGCGCCGGAAGCCAAGCGAATGAGGAGCTGGACGCGATCGTCGCGCTGTTCGCACCCCACTTCACGGTGACCACGCACGAGGTCTCGGCGGAGCGGGACCCCGTGTCGCTTGCCGAGGCGGCGCTCGCGAGCGGCGTGGACGTGCTGGTGGCCTCGGGCGGCGACGGGACCGTCTCGGCCGCGGCGTCGGTCCTGGTGGGTCGCGACGAGGTGACGCTGGGCGTCATCCCGCGCGGCACGGGCAACTCCATCGCGAAGAGCCTGGGCATCCCCGTGGGGCGCGACCAGGCGTGCGCCGTCATCGTCGCGGGCCACACACGCACCATCGACACCGCCACGGCGGCCGGCCGCACCATGGTGCTGATGGCGTGCGTGGGCCTGCACGCCAACGCCATCACGGAGACCAGCGACGAGGCCAAGGCGATCTTCGGCAAGCTGGCCTACGCGTTCACGGGGCTCACGCTCGGGGCCACGAGCGCGCCGTTCGAGATCTTCCTCGGCACGGACGACGCCGCCATTCGCTGCGAGGCCAGCGCCGTGACCGTGGCGAACCTCGCGCCCGCGACGACGTTCCTGGCACGCGGGCCGGGCGAGCCGCAGGCCGATGATGGGCAGTTGGCCGTCACGCTGGTGGCGGTGGCGGGGCTCGCCGACACGCTGCTCACGGGCATGCACCTGGTCACGCGCGCGCTCGCGGGGCTGCCGGCCGACCGCGACAACGTGGCGCACTTTCGAACCTCGCGCGTCCGCGTGCAGACGTCCGAGCCCATGCCGGTCATGGTGGACGGGGAGCAGGTGGGCACCACACCGTTCGAGGTGGTGTGCGTGCCCAAGAGCCTGCGAGTGCTGGTCCCTGACGTGCCCGACGCAGGGGCGGCGCCCATCCCGCAGACCTGA
- a CDS encoding type III polyketide synthase: MTTAAYINRIATSVPEHDIHEAFVRFARESLENPSDRAVFDRMANRAHIDHRYSVLRANEEPHATSLDDRGLYERGAFPSTAERMKLYERHAPELAATALEKLALGGEIAWVTHLIITSCTGFYAPGLDHAIVRQLGLRKSVERTIVGFMGCSAGVNALKLARHVVLSEPRSRVLIVNLELCTLHLQAAVDLETMLSFLLFSDGCAATLVSSDPVGLAMDSFYATTIQNTEDLITWHIGDAGFEMHLSGRVPNAIAGALDSEAFSILGGSPPSDIERWAVHPGGRSVLEGVERGLGLDALALATSRDVLQQYGNMSSATLSFVLDSVMLDASRGERGCALAFGPGLCAETMLFHKV, translated from the coding sequence ATGACGACCGCCGCATACATCAATCGCATTGCCACGTCAGTGCCCGAACACGACATCCACGAGGCGTTCGTGCGCTTCGCTCGCGAGTCGCTCGAGAATCCGTCCGACCGCGCGGTCTTCGACCGGATGGCCAACCGCGCTCACATCGACCATCGGTACTCCGTCCTTCGCGCGAACGAGGAGCCCCACGCGACCTCGCTCGATGACCGAGGCCTGTACGAGCGTGGCGCCTTCCCGAGCACGGCCGAGCGCATGAAGCTGTACGAGCGGCACGCCCCCGAGCTGGCCGCGACGGCCCTCGAGAAGCTGGCGCTGGGCGGCGAGATCGCTTGGGTGACGCACCTGATCATCACGTCGTGCACCGGCTTCTATGCGCCGGGGCTGGATCACGCCATCGTGCGGCAGCTCGGGCTCCGCAAGTCGGTCGAGCGCACCATCGTGGGTTTCATGGGCTGTTCGGCGGGCGTGAACGCGCTGAAGCTCGCGCGGCACGTGGTCCTCTCGGAGCCTCGCTCACGAGTGCTGATCGTGAACCTCGAGCTCTGCACCCTGCACCTGCAGGCCGCGGTGGACCTCGAGACCATGCTGTCCTTCCTGCTGTTCAGCGACGGGTGCGCCGCCACCCTGGTGAGCAGCGACCCCGTGGGGCTCGCCATGGACAGCTTCTACGCGACCACCATCCAGAACACCGAAGACCTGATCACGTGGCACATAGGCGACGCCGGCTTCGAGATGCACCTCTCGGGTCGAGTCCCCAACGCCATCGCGGGCGCGCTCGACTCGGAGGCCTTCTCGATCCTGGGTGGAAGTCCACCGAGCGACATCGAGCGTTGGGCCGTGCATCCTGGCGGCCGCTCGGTGCTCGAAGGCGTCGAGCGCGGCCTCGGCCTCGACGCTCTGGCGCTCGCGACCTCCCGGGACGTGCTCCAGCAGTACGGGAACATGTCCTCGGCCACGCTCTCGTTCGTGCTCGACTCCGTGATGCTGGACGCCAGCCGCGGAGAGCGCGGGTGCGCCCTGGCGTTCGGGCCGGGCCTCTGCGCCGAGACCATGTTGTTCCACAAGGTTTGA
- a CDS encoding ATP-dependent DNA ligase: MSLYSTDTASSLGAGQRTGLGALLDEDLRALVSGYKRNIASRYRSLTPDEPELIPSGPLFASPKIDGELWFLVLRDGELALVNPRGRVMFGDLPLLVEARETLGKRATGSVVLAGELFAARKAGRPRVGDVAAAVSDNAPERLGFAAFDVLQTDGADAYGMPYEERLRLLREWLEGGKRTAAIKTEIVNDRENALRLFGEWAAEGKGEGIILRPTDGRIFKLKPYVTLDAAVIGFTVRADAPEQARSLLLALMRENGQLQLIGSCGNLGEEEQRRVLYTRLASTVVSSNYRYASSSGALFRFVRPELVIEVRLTDLQSADSSERPVERMVLAYSTERGYEARRPMEGVSILHPVLERVRDDKSVNPTDVRASQVLERCHVDALDAEVESVQLPRSEVLRREVYIQHKGDKHGVRKLLLLQTHKDSLDASYPAYVVHFTDYSSGRKDPLQREVRLANTREQADAIAEQMLADNIKRGWTRVEAP, encoded by the coding sequence GTGAGCCTCTACAGCACGGACACGGCGTCTTCGCTGGGCGCGGGCCAACGGACGGGCCTCGGCGCTCTGTTGGATGAAGACCTGCGCGCGCTGGTGAGCGGCTACAAGCGCAACATCGCCAGCCGCTACCGCAGCCTCACGCCGGACGAGCCCGAGCTCATCCCCAGTGGGCCGCTGTTTGCCTCGCCCAAGATCGACGGCGAGCTGTGGTTCTTGGTGCTGCGGGACGGTGAGCTCGCGCTGGTGAACCCACGGGGCCGCGTGATGTTCGGCGACCTGCCGCTGCTGGTGGAGGCGCGCGAGACCCTGGGCAAGCGCGCCACGGGCAGCGTGGTGCTGGCCGGTGAGCTGTTCGCGGCGCGCAAGGCGGGGCGGCCGCGCGTGGGCGACGTGGCCGCGGCCGTGTCGGACAACGCCCCCGAGCGGCTCGGCTTCGCGGCCTTCGACGTGCTGCAGACGGATGGCGCCGACGCCTACGGCATGCCGTACGAGGAGCGCCTGCGCCTGCTGCGCGAGTGGCTGGAAGGTGGCAAGCGCACGGCGGCCATCAAGACCGAGATCGTGAACGACCGCGAGAACGCGCTGCGCCTGTTTGGCGAGTGGGCCGCCGAGGGCAAGGGCGAGGGCATCATCTTGCGGCCCACCGACGGGCGCATCTTCAAGCTGAAGCCCTACGTGACGCTGGACGCCGCCGTGATTGGCTTCACCGTGCGTGCCGACGCTCCCGAGCAGGCGCGCTCGCTGTTGCTGGCGCTCATGCGCGAGAACGGGCAGCTGCAGCTGATCGGCTCGTGTGGAAACCTGGGCGAGGAGGAGCAGCGCCGGGTGCTGTACACGCGCCTGGCCAGCACGGTGGTGAGCTCCAACTACCGCTACGCCAGCAGCTCGGGCGCGCTCTTCCGCTTCGTGCGGCCGGAGCTGGTCATCGAGGTGCGCCTCACGGACCTGCAGAGCGCGGACTCGAGCGAGCGCCCGGTAGAGCGCATGGTGCTGGCCTACAGCACCGAGCGTGGCTACGAAGCGCGCCGCCCCATGGAGGGCGTGAGCATTTTGCACCCCGTGCTGGAGCGTGTGCGCGACGACAAGAGCGTGAACCCCACGGATGTGCGCGCCTCGCAGGTGCTGGAGCGCTGCCACGTGGACGCGCTGGACGCCGAGGTGGAGAGCGTGCAGTTGCCGCGCAGCGAGGTCCTGCGCCGCGAGGTCTACATCCAGCACAAGGGCGACAAGCACGGCGTGCGGAAGCTGTTGCTGTTGCAGACCCACAAGGACAGCCTGGACGCGAGCTACCCCGCTTACGTAGTGCACTTCACCGACTACAGCTCGGGCCGCAAGGACCCGCTGCAGCGCGAGGTGCGCCTGGCCAACACGCGCGAACAGGCGGACGCCATCGCCGAGCAGATGCTGGCGGACAACATCAAGCGCGGCTGGACGCGGGTGGAAGCGCCCTAG
- a CDS encoding MBL fold metallo-hydrolase has translation MRRRRFLAGGLIVLSLAVLAGVVWFSEPVQDALMNRVVQGRAAQRRYLHDPSALHVVFCGTGSPLPDRRRGPPCIAVYAGEELLLVDAGDGAASRLGMMRAPVGQLGTVLLTHFHSDHIGGLGDVVLQSWAAGRREPLQVYGPPGVESVTAGFEAAFALDSSYRTAHHGPEWMPPSGARMTARVVQVAGPDDVVTVFERGELRVRAFAVDHSPVHPAYGYRVDYRGRSVIFSGDTIQQDILARVGQGADVMVHEALAPHMMLAVADQLERAGDRQRAQLVRDTLSYHATPVQAAETANAAGVRLLVYSHVVPSPPNLVAERVFLRGVPEVRGGGLVLGFDGLHLELPVGSTDIRQHELD, from the coding sequence ATGCGGCGTCGCAGATTCCTGGCCGGTGGTCTCATCGTGCTCTCGCTGGCGGTCCTCGCCGGCGTCGTCTGGTTCTCGGAGCCGGTACAAGACGCGCTCATGAACCGCGTCGTCCAAGGCCGGGCCGCCCAGCGCCGCTACCTGCACGACCCGAGCGCGCTCCACGTCGTGTTCTGCGGCACGGGGTCGCCCTTGCCCGATAGGCGTCGCGGGCCGCCCTGCATCGCCGTGTACGCGGGGGAAGAGCTCCTGCTGGTGGACGCCGGCGATGGCGCCGCGTCGCGCCTGGGCATGATGCGGGCGCCCGTGGGTCAGCTCGGGACGGTGCTGCTCACCCACTTCCACAGCGACCACATCGGAGGGCTCGGTGACGTGGTGCTCCAGAGCTGGGCTGCCGGGCGCCGCGAGCCGCTGCAGGTGTATGGGCCCCCCGGGGTGGAGAGTGTCACCGCGGGCTTCGAGGCCGCCTTCGCGCTCGACTCGAGCTACCGCACCGCGCACCACGGCCCGGAGTGGATGCCCCCGTCTGGGGCGCGCATGACGGCCCGTGTGGTGCAGGTGGCTGGCCCCGACGACGTGGTCACCGTGTTCGAGCGTGGCGAGCTGCGCGTGCGCGCCTTCGCCGTGGACCACAGCCCGGTGCACCCCGCCTACGGCTATCGCGTGGACTACCGGGGCCGCTCGGTGATCTTCAGCGGCGACACCATCCAGCAAGACATCCTCGCGCGCGTGGGTCAGGGCGCGGACGTGATGGTCCACGAGGCGCTCGCACCGCACATGATGCTGGCGGTGGCGGACCAGCTGGAGCGGGCAGGCGACCGTCAGCGCGCGCAACTCGTGCGGGACACGCTGAGCTACCACGCCACCCCGGTGCAGGCGGCCGAGACCGCCAACGCGGCGGGGGTCCGCCTGCTGGTCTACAGCCACGTCGTCCCGTCGCCGCCCAACCTCGTGGCGGAGCGCGTGTTCCTGCGCGGGGTGCCGGAGGTGCGGGGCGGCGGGCTCGTCTTGGGCTTCGATGGCCTGCACCTCGAGCTCCCGGTGGGCTCGACGGACATCCGGCAGCACGAGCTCGACTGA
- a CDS encoding ABC-F family ATP-binding cassette domain-containing protein → MIRLDSVSKQHGRQILFLEASMGAFAGDRIGLVGPNGAGKSTVFRMIVGEEPPDSGNIVVEKGVTIGYFSQSVGEMSGRSVVAETVAGAGEVSVVGEELAQLENAMADPDRMDELDALVDRFGHVQARYDELGGYSLEARAREVLAGLGFRQEVMDGPVDALSGGWKMRVALARILLMRPKALLLDEPTNHLDIESIIWLESYLRAFEGALVLTSHDRAFLNGLVTKIVDIDGGELTTYTGNYDFYEQQRAIQDVQQEAQFARQQARLAKEQAFIDRFKARASHAAQVQSRVKKLEKIELVEPPRRSARTRFEFKKPPRGGDDVIRVDHISKGYGDRPIYSDFDFLVRRTERWCVMGVNGAGKSTLLKLMAGHGKPDKGEIVLGASIKMGYFAQHAMETLDPNDTVVESLQRPFPTASLGQLRNLAGAFGFSGDEGDKPCRVLSGGEKARVALARMLYDPPNLLILDEPTNHLDMGTKEMLVESLRDFDGTMVFVSHDRAFLSALSNRVLELTDEGPRVYTGGYDEYVAQSGHAAPGLR, encoded by the coding sequence GTGATCCGCCTAGACTCCGTCAGCAAGCAGCATGGTCGTCAGATCCTCTTCCTCGAAGCCTCGATGGGCGCGTTCGCGGGAGACCGCATCGGCCTCGTGGGCCCGAACGGCGCAGGGAAGTCCACCGTGTTCCGCATGATCGTGGGCGAGGAGCCGCCCGACAGCGGCAACATCGTGGTGGAGAAGGGCGTGACCATCGGCTACTTCAGCCAGAGCGTGGGCGAGATGTCCGGGCGCAGCGTGGTGGCCGAGACGGTGGCCGGGGCGGGCGAAGTGTCCGTGGTGGGCGAGGAGCTGGCGCAGCTCGAGAACGCCATGGCCGACCCGGACCGCATGGACGAGCTGGACGCGCTGGTGGACCGCTTCGGCCACGTGCAGGCGCGCTACGACGAGCTGGGCGGCTACTCGCTCGAGGCGCGCGCGCGCGAGGTGCTCGCGGGCCTCGGCTTCCGCCAAGAGGTCATGGACGGCCCCGTGGACGCGCTCTCCGGCGGCTGGAAGATGCGCGTGGCGCTGGCGCGCATCCTGCTCATGCGGCCCAAGGCGCTGCTGCTGGACGAGCCCACCAACCACCTCGACATCGAGTCCATCATCTGGCTCGAGAGCTACCTGCGGGCGTTCGAGGGGGCGCTGGTGCTCACGTCGCATGACCGCGCGTTCCTCAACGGGCTGGTCACCAAGATCGTGGACATCGACGGTGGCGAGCTGACCACCTACACGGGTAACTACGACTTCTACGAGCAGCAGCGCGCCATCCAGGACGTGCAGCAGGAGGCGCAGTTCGCGCGGCAGCAGGCCCGCCTGGCCAAAGAGCAGGCCTTCATCGACCGGTTCAAGGCGCGCGCCAGCCACGCCGCGCAGGTGCAGAGCCGCGTGAAGAAGCTCGAGAAAATCGAGCTGGTGGAGCCACCGCGGCGCAGCGCGCGCACGCGCTTCGAGTTCAAGAAGCCGCCACGCGGTGGTGACGACGTGATCCGGGTGGACCACATCAGCAAGGGCTACGGGGACCGTCCCATCTACAGCGACTTCGACTTCCTGGTGCGGCGCACCGAGCGCTGGTGCGTGATGGGCGTGAACGGCGCCGGCAAGTCCACGCTGCTCAAGCTCATGGCGGGGCACGGCAAGCCGGACAAGGGCGAGATCGTGCTCGGCGCCAGCATCAAGATGGGCTACTTCGCGCAGCACGCGATGGAGACGCTGGACCCGAACGACACCGTGGTGGAGTCGCTGCAGCGGCCCTTCCCCACCGCCAGCCTCGGGCAGCTTCGCAACCTGGCGGGCGCCTTCGGCTTCTCGGGCGACGAGGGCGACAAGCCCTGCCGCGTGCTCTCGGGTGGTGAGAAGGCGCGCGTGGCGCTGGCGCGCATGCTCTACGATCCGCCCAACCTGCTGATCCTGGACGAGCCCACCAACCACTTGGACATGGGCACCAAGGAGATGCTGGTGGAGTCGCTGCGCGACTTCGACGGGACCATGGTGTTCGTCTCGCACGACCGCGCGTTCCTCTCGGCGCTGAGCAACCGGGTGCTGGAGCTCACGGACGAGGGCCCGCGCGTCTACACCGGCGGCTATGACGAATACGTGGCCCAGTCGGGACACGCAGCTCCAGGGCTGCGCTGA